A genomic window from Streptomyces sp. 846.5 includes:
- a CDS encoding alginate lyase family protein gives MRSSPTSSKSSIPPSHRRRRTAWVAGLTGLLIAGLAGVLTVPSSLAAVTTPAVGLKAAAVTPAVAPAPTSFVHPGVGVSLTQLAYVKTQVKAGAEPWKDAYAQMMASSYASLSRVPAPRANVECGPVSNPNYGCTDERQDAIAAYTDALAWYITGNAAYAQESIKLMDAWSATITQHTNSNAPLQTGWAGSMWPQAGEIIRYTYTGGWANQARFGTMLKNVYLPEVINGSNSNGNWELVMMQAAVGISIYLNDTADYTKAVNKFLVRVPAYIYLSSDGALPKTVPSQNLTTSAKIISYWQGQSTFVDGLTQETCRDFTHTGYGIASISSVAETTLIQGQDLYPEVGPRLQQALGFQSKYQLGAAVPSWLCGGSVNKGLGPVTEVGFNALHNRQGIAMTNTQTLTEQMRPQGTNALFVAWQTLTNADNPDVVPTG, from the coding sequence ATGCGTTCGTCCCCCACGTCCTCCAAGTCCTCGATACCGCCGTCGCACCGGCGGCGCAGGACGGCCTGGGTCGCGGGCCTCACTGGCCTGCTGATTGCCGGGCTGGCCGGTGTGCTGACGGTTCCGTCGAGTCTGGCCGCCGTCACCACCCCCGCCGTCGGCCTGAAGGCCGCCGCGGTGACGCCGGCCGTGGCGCCCGCGCCGACCTCGTTCGTTCATCCCGGGGTCGGGGTCAGCCTGACCCAACTCGCTTACGTGAAGACTCAGGTGAAGGCCGGGGCGGAGCCCTGGAAGGACGCCTATGCGCAGATGATGGCGAGTTCCTACGCCTCGCTGAGCCGGGTTCCCGCGCCGCGCGCCAATGTCGAGTGCGGGCCGGTGTCCAACCCCAACTACGGCTGCACCGACGAGCGTCAGGACGCGATCGCCGCCTACACCGATGCGCTGGCCTGGTACATCACCGGCAACGCGGCGTACGCGCAGGAGTCGATCAAGCTGATGGACGCCTGGTCGGCCACCATCACCCAACACACCAACAGCAACGCCCCGCTGCAGACCGGCTGGGCCGGGTCGATGTGGCCGCAGGCCGGCGAGATCATCCGCTACACCTACACCGGCGGCTGGGCGAACCAGGCGCGCTTTGGCACCATGCTGAAGAACGTCTACCTGCCCGAGGTCATCAACGGCTCCAACAGCAACGGCAACTGGGAGCTGGTGATGATGCAGGCGGCCGTCGGCATCTCCATCTACCTCAACGACACCGCCGACTACACCAAGGCCGTCAACAAGTTCCTGGTCCGGGTCCCGGCCTACATCTACCTGTCCTCGGACGGCGCCCTGCCCAAGACCGTCCCCAGCCAGAACCTCACCACCAGCGCGAAGATCATCTCCTACTGGCAGGGCCAGTCGACCTTCGTCGACGGCCTCACCCAGGAGACCTGCCGCGACTTCACCCACACCGGCTACGGCATCGCCTCCATCTCCAGCGTCGCCGAGACCACCCTGATCCAGGGTCAGGACCTCTACCCCGAGGTCGGCCCCCGGCTCCAGCAGGCGCTGGGCTTCCAGTCGAAGTACCAGCTCGGCGCGGCCGTGCCCAGCTGGCTCTGCGGCGGCAGCGTCAACAAGGGCCTCGGACCGGTCACCGAGGTCGGCTTCAACGCCCTGCACAACCGCCAGGGCATCGCCATGACCAACACCCAGACGCTCACCGAGCAGATGCGCCCGCAGGGTACCAACGCCCTCTTCGTCGCCTGGCAGACGCTGACCAACGCCGACAACCCCGACGTCGTGCCGACCGGCTGA
- a CDS encoding DUF6879 family protein: MLLDGDGWREVFDTYERDAWRFEAQPVYTMPNETENISRFLRGEPKPSNHNERWHQRVRGYKAAGRTVGRVRIVRQPLTDYQRYQFAWGIPGNIEAGEDIRVLDATRSDYGLPLTGRDWWLFDDSRVVNLNFRPDGTQISRELVESPNLAQHLRWRDVAMTNSVPFAEYLKENG, encoded by the coding sequence GTGCTCTTGGATGGTGATGGATGGCGGGAGGTATTCGACACCTACGAGCGCGACGCATGGCGCTTTGAGGCGCAACCGGTCTACACCATGCCCAACGAAACCGAGAATATTTCTCGTTTCCTCCGAGGGGAGCCCAAGCCAAGCAATCATAATGAGCGCTGGCATCAGCGAGTACGCGGATACAAGGCTGCCGGAAGGACTGTCGGCCGAGTCCGGATTGTTCGCCAGCCATTGACAGACTATCAGCGCTATCAATTCGCATGGGGGATCCCTGGGAACATTGAGGCAGGAGAGGATATTCGTGTTCTCGACGCCACCCGAAGCGACTACGGATTGCCGCTGACCGGCCGCGACTGGTGGCTCTTCGACGATTCCAGGGTTGTGAATCTCAATTTCCGTCCTGATGGGACACAGATCAGCCGCGAATTGGTCGAGTCTCCGAATCTCGCCCAGCATCTCCGATGGCGAGATGTCGCAATGACCAACTCTGTTCCTTTCGCTGAGTACCTGAAAGAGAATGGGTGA
- a CDS encoding helix-turn-helix transcriptional regulator: MTFDPNELGRSKQDLAEKLRDLRKRAGLTGEALARLCNVSQSKISKIETGKTTPSLTDVECILRAVGAPVEMVQEITALARLASTEWQDKRSSWRRGIEKRQAELAALESSATHLRYFLPSMITGLLATPEYIRASLAHTPGDVSGTVARKIDRQAILYDTSKNFTFILSEQAVKWAIMPARVMSVQVDRMISLSHLSNIQLGVIPYGTIATRGPMNTFTVYDDRLATAETFTGRMVFQDARDVRQHLDLFALFEEVAVFGSAARDFLGEWSSTYRK; encoded by the coding sequence GTGACGTTCGATCCAAATGAGCTAGGACGCTCGAAGCAAGACCTGGCAGAAAAGCTCAGAGATCTGCGCAAGCGGGCTGGCCTCACCGGGGAGGCGCTGGCCCGCCTCTGCAACGTGTCACAATCCAAGATTTCGAAGATCGAGACTGGGAAGACAACCCCGAGCCTCACCGATGTGGAGTGCATCCTCCGAGCTGTCGGTGCGCCCGTGGAGATGGTCCAGGAGATCACGGCGCTGGCCCGTCTGGCGTCCACAGAGTGGCAGGACAAGCGCTCCTCATGGCGTAGAGGCATTGAGAAGCGGCAGGCTGAGTTGGCGGCTCTGGAAAGCAGCGCTACCCACCTGCGGTATTTTCTGCCATCCATGATTACCGGACTTCTGGCAACTCCCGAATACATACGCGCAAGCCTTGCTCATACACCGGGGGACGTCTCCGGAACCGTGGCACGCAAGATTGATCGTCAGGCAATCCTCTACGACACGAGCAAAAACTTTACATTCATACTCAGTGAACAGGCGGTCAAATGGGCCATAATGCCAGCGCGCGTCATGTCGGTCCAGGTTGACCGCATGATCTCGCTGTCCCATCTGTCAAATATCCAGCTAGGTGTAATCCCGTACGGAACCATTGCCACCCGCGGCCCTATGAATACATTTACCGTCTATGACGATCGCCTGGCTACGGCAGAAACCTTTACTGGTCGTATGGTGTTCCAGGATGCGCGTGATGTGCGGCAACATCTGGATCTGTTCGCACTCTTCGAAGAGGTAGCCGTATTTGGCTCCGCCGCCCGCGATTTCCTCGGAGAATGGTCAAGCACATACCGCAAATGA
- a CDS encoding WD40 repeat domain-containing protein gives MSDDLYVDGAGAGRVEADGRLMDPEFLVNSFSSPVVKLLHEATDPGARLAAAVYRQSIDVHRQAGAAVRRQVLALDAARFGDRELAARITTVPVKGEPAAEWGVLWATGTGVDSRFWPTSTGHTGTVTAVATAVVGGRPVAVTGGEDKTLRVWDLTTGQPHGEPMVGHDGRDNWATALATCALAGRPVAVAGTWDGAVQVWDLADGQPLGERLTGHDGPVGAVATATVGGRPVAVTGSHDRSVRVWDLTTGRPIGRPLTGHTGSAEAVATAAVNGQPVAVTVGGEYDETVRMWDLATGRPIGEPLTTHGGSVRAVATAVLDGRPVAVTGSHDRSVRVWDLADGRPLGDPFTGHEGSVRAVSTAVLDGRPVAVTGGDDGTVRVWDLTTGRQIGRELMFPARASRVAVSPDHRLVVGFGHDAAVLARR, from the coding sequence ATGTCTGACGATCTGTATGTCGACGGCGCCGGGGCCGGCCGCGTGGAGGCCGACGGGCGGCTGATGGATCCGGAGTTCCTGGTGAACTCCTTCTCCAGTCCGGTGGTGAAGCTGCTGCACGAGGCCACGGATCCTGGGGCGCGGTTGGCGGCGGCCGTGTATCGGCAGTCGATCGACGTGCACCGCCAAGCCGGTGCGGCTGTACGGCGACAGGTGCTGGCGCTGGATGCCGCCCGGTTCGGGGACCGCGAGTTGGCGGCGCGGATCACCACCGTTCCGGTGAAGGGCGAGCCCGCCGCGGAGTGGGGCGTGCTGTGGGCCACCGGCACCGGGGTCGACAGCCGGTTCTGGCCGACCTCCACCGGCCACACCGGCACCGTGACGGCGGTGGCGACGGCGGTCGTGGGCGGCCGACCTGTTGCCGTCACCGGCGGCGAGGACAAGACACTGCGTGTGTGGGACCTGACCACCGGACAGCCCCACGGCGAGCCCATGGTCGGCCACGACGGCCGCGACAACTGGGCGACGGCTCTGGCGACTTGCGCCCTGGCGGGCCGACCCGTCGCCGTGGCCGGCACGTGGGACGGGGCCGTCCAGGTGTGGGACCTGGCCGACGGCCAACCCCTGGGCGAACGCCTCACCGGCCACGACGGCCCGGTCGGAGCAGTCGCGACGGCCACGGTGGGCGGCAGACCCGTTGCCGTCACCGGCAGCCACGACAGATCCGTGCGCGTCTGGGACCTGACCACCGGCCGACCCATCGGCCGCCCCCTCACCGGCCACACCGGAAGCGCGGAGGCAGTGGCGACGGCAGCGGTGAACGGGCAGCCGGTCGCCGTAACCGTCGGGGGCGAGTACGACGAGACCGTGCGGATGTGGGACCTGGCCACCGGCAGACCCATAGGCGAACCGCTGACCACCCACGGCGGAAGCGTGCGGGCGGTCGCCACAGCGGTCCTGGACGGCCGACCCGTTGCCGTCACCGGCAGCCACGACAGATCCGTGCGCGTGTGGGACCTGGCCGACGGCCGCCCCCTCGGCGACCCCTTCACCGGCCACGAGGGAAGCGTACGAGCGGTATCGACGGCAGTTCTGGACGGCCGACCGGTGGCCGTCACCGGAGGCGACGACGGGACGGTGCGTGTGTGGGATCTGACCACCGGCCGACAGATCGGGCGGGAGCTGATGTTCCCCGCCAGGGCTTCCCGCGTGGCCGTCTCACCGGACCACCGGCTGGTGGTGGGGTTCGGCCACGATGCGGCGGTGCTGGCCCGCCGCTGA
- a CDS encoding NADH:flavin oxidoreductase/NADH oxidase family protein, producing the protein MSSDLFAPLALASGSVLPNRIAKAAMEENLAGEGQLPDERLLRLYRRWSRGGTGLLITGNVMVHAEALTGPAGVVLDVDSPLEPFVEWARAAKSGGAAVWMQINHPGRQVFAEMPGVAWGPSAIRVDIGRQSKRLARPVAMTEQQIAATVARFADTARLAEKAGFDGVEIHAAHGYLLSQFLSPLSNVRTDRWGGSLENRARLLLEVVRRVRAAVGPQFAVAVKLNSADFQRGGFELADAQRVIDMLAPLGVDLVELSGGSYESPAMSGRPADGRTKAREAYFLDLAAELVRSSPLPIMLTGGIARRPVAEEALAAGVAVVGMGSALAVNPDLPKLWHAGADAEVRLAPVRIKDKALASAAAMSRIKHQLRLLAQDRPTSPGVNPLLAFLRDNLTRKRALRRYRTWLTAR; encoded by the coding sequence ATGTCGAGTGATCTGTTCGCCCCACTGGCGCTGGCCAGCGGCTCCGTACTGCCCAACCGCATCGCCAAGGCGGCCATGGAGGAGAACCTCGCCGGCGAGGGCCAGCTGCCCGATGAGCGTCTGCTGCGGCTCTACCGCCGCTGGAGCCGGGGCGGCACCGGCCTGTTGATCACCGGGAACGTCATGGTGCACGCCGAGGCGCTGACCGGGCCGGCCGGGGTGGTGCTGGACGTGGACTCCCCGCTGGAACCCTTCGTCGAGTGGGCGCGGGCCGCGAAGTCCGGGGGCGCCGCGGTCTGGATGCAGATCAATCACCCGGGTCGCCAGGTCTTCGCCGAGATGCCCGGCGTGGCGTGGGGTCCCTCCGCGATCAGGGTCGACATCGGCAGGCAGAGCAAGCGCCTGGCCCGACCCGTCGCGATGACCGAGCAGCAGATCGCCGCGACCGTCGCCCGCTTCGCGGACACGGCACGGCTGGCGGAGAAGGCCGGATTCGACGGCGTCGAGATCCACGCGGCCCACGGCTACCTGCTCTCGCAGTTCCTCTCCCCGCTGTCCAACGTCCGCACCGACCGCTGGGGCGGCTCGCTGGAGAACCGCGCCCGCCTGCTGCTCGAAGTGGTCCGCAGGGTCCGCGCCGCGGTGGGACCGCAGTTCGCGGTAGCGGTCAAGCTCAACTCCGCCGACTTCCAGCGCGGCGGGTTCGAGCTCGCCGACGCCCAGCGGGTGATCGACATGCTGGCACCGCTGGGCGTCGACCTGGTCGAGCTCTCCGGAGGCAGCTACGAGAGCCCGGCGATGTCCGGTCGCCCGGCGGACGGACGCACCAAGGCCCGCGAGGCCTACTTCCTCGACCTCGCCGCCGAACTGGTCCGCAGCAGCCCGCTGCCGATCATGCTCACCGGCGGCATCGCCCGCCGTCCGGTCGCGGAGGAGGCGCTCGCCGCGGGAGTCGCCGTGGTCGGCATGGGCTCGGCGCTGGCGGTCAACCCGGACCTGCCCAAGCTCTGGCACGCCGGCGCGGACGCCGAGGTCCGCCTCGCCCCGGTCCGGATCAAGGACAAAGCTCTGGCCTCGGCCGCCGCCATGTCACGCATCAAACACCAGCTCCGACTGCTGGCCCAGGACCGCCCGACCTCCCCGGGCGTGAACCCGCTCCTCGCGTTCCTCCGCGACAACCTGACCCGCAAGCGCGCCCTGCGCCGCTACCGCACCTGGCTGACCGCGCGATGA
- a CDS encoding SPW repeat protein: MAHIANRGSDIAAHPDVAEMRARYARMESRRGVVAIDGMVLLAGLYAAISPWVVHFGPSNPNLLINNLVLGIALAVIGMGLTLAPERMFRLSGVVAAIGVWLIISPWVVTVGHHPTAGMIWNNVVIGGICCALGLVAVAMVMSLGRPTGR, encoded by the coding sequence ATGGCTCACATCGCGAATCGTGGCTCCGACATCGCGGCACACCCCGACGTGGCCGAGATGCGGGCCCGGTACGCCCGTATGGAGAGCCGCCGTGGCGTGGTCGCCATCGACGGCATGGTGCTGCTCGCCGGCCTGTACGCGGCGATCTCCCCGTGGGTCGTGCACTTCGGCCCGTCCAACCCCAACCTCCTGATCAACAACCTCGTCCTCGGCATCGCGCTCGCCGTGATCGGCATGGGCCTCACGCTCGCGCCCGAGCGGATGTTCCGCCTGAGCGGCGTCGTCGCGGCGATCGGCGTCTGGCTGATCATCTCGCCCTGGGTCGTAACCGTCGGGCACCACCCGACGGCAGGGATGATCTGGAACAACGTGGTGATCGGTGGCATCTGCTGTGCCCTCGGACTGGTAGCAGTCGCGATGGTCATGTCCCTCGGTCGTCCCACCGGGAGATAG
- a CDS encoding discoidin domain-containing protein yields MRHLPNAAPRAWIGLVVTALLAGPLLVPVTAAPAAAATGAGATVPFTGYEAEAGTLIGGATAVSLTAAPTTQYSSPAVEASGHAYVQLTGVGQGVQWTNTTGAPITALNLRESIPDSPSGGGATATLDLYVDGVFRQALNLNSKQSWFYEGGSNNYNGSDQNPADGDPREFFDESHTFVTGAAIAPGSTITLKKDAANTAAFYYLDVVDVENPPPPAAQPANSISITSCGAVADNNPTNGSADSGAVDSTAAIQNCINQAQSQSKILWIPAGTFYLKGTTGLKAQGITIAGAGMWYSTIYRDVPLPNSTPLAATFELTSCNVHDFHLDSDSTSRAMVDGGGGAMDTSGTNWVADSIWSQHVESGFWASGTGGTVQNSRVTAVWADGINLNNVSLNNSVGNNITATNNFVRGTGDDGMAINSVAYNTDSSGNKTYYTAMSHITMTHNTVIAPWGGKGIGIYGGSNQDVENNYIADTARYIGLGAGRFGVNSSDLLTATVNGNTIVRSGGNGYSQGQPALQVGNGGDGQNVGVVDHVTVTNNTVVNALYDGIGFSTSTNTLLQNNTVTAPWRNGIVIAPPFYPAPTGSATITGNTVTGLGSGLVPFANNSSGFTATASGNSWQGSGTVEGPYGGTAAAVPGLVQAENYDTGGQGVGYNVSSVNGSGNGYRADGVDLETTSDTGGGYDVGWTSGGQWFRYTLNVAAAGTYTVSLRVAAPSAVSGALHLSDASGTNLSGAVSLPATGGWQTWSTVTAQVTLPAGQQVLTVNQDNGGWNLNSLQFAATSTVSTNLAAGRPTSESSHTDVYQSSNVTDGNQSSYWESANNAFPQWVQVDLGSSQSVGRVVLQLPAGWGARDETLSLLGSTDGTSFATVKSSATYTFTLSSSNTVTLTFPATSQRYLRVSITANTGWPAGQISEFQAWTQ; encoded by the coding sequence ATGAGACACCTGCCCAACGCCGCCCCACGCGCCTGGATCGGACTGGTCGTCACCGCGTTACTCGCCGGCCCCTTGCTGGTCCCGGTCACCGCGGCGCCGGCCGCGGCGGCCACCGGCGCAGGGGCGACGGTCCCGTTCACCGGCTACGAGGCCGAGGCGGGCACGCTCATCGGCGGGGCCACTGCCGTGTCGCTGACCGCTGCGCCGACCACTCAGTACTCGAGCCCCGCGGTGGAGGCGTCCGGACACGCCTATGTGCAGCTCACCGGCGTCGGGCAGGGCGTTCAGTGGACGAACACCACCGGCGCGCCGATCACCGCGCTGAACCTCCGTGAGAGCATCCCTGACTCACCGTCAGGCGGTGGCGCCACGGCGACGCTCGACCTCTACGTCGACGGCGTGTTCCGCCAGGCGCTGAACCTCAACTCGAAGCAGAGCTGGTTCTACGAGGGCGGCAGCAACAACTACAACGGCAGCGACCAGAACCCGGCCGACGGCGACCCCCGCGAGTTCTTCGACGAGTCGCACACGTTCGTCACCGGCGCGGCGATCGCCCCCGGCAGCACCATCACGCTGAAGAAGGACGCCGCCAACACGGCCGCCTTCTACTACCTCGACGTCGTCGACGTGGAGAACCCGCCGCCACCGGCGGCCCAGCCGGCCAACTCCATCTCCATCACCAGCTGCGGTGCGGTCGCCGACAACAACCCCACCAACGGGTCCGCCGACAGCGGCGCCGTCGACAGCACCGCGGCCATCCAGAACTGCATCAACCAGGCCCAGTCCCAGAGCAAGATCCTGTGGATTCCGGCGGGCACGTTCTACCTCAAGGGCACCACCGGCCTGAAGGCCCAGGGCATCACCATCGCCGGCGCGGGCATGTGGTACAGCACGATCTACCGAGACGTCCCGCTGCCCAACAGCACCCCCCTGGCCGCCACGTTCGAGCTGACCTCGTGCAACGTCCACGACTTCCACCTCGACTCCGACTCCACCAGCCGCGCGATGGTCGACGGCGGCGGTGGCGCGATGGACACCTCCGGGACCAACTGGGTCGCCGACAGCATCTGGAGCCAGCACGTCGAGTCCGGCTTCTGGGCCTCCGGCACCGGCGGCACGGTGCAGAACAGCCGGGTCACCGCGGTCTGGGCCGACGGCATCAACCTCAACAACGTGTCGCTGAACAACTCCGTCGGCAACAACATCACCGCGACCAACAACTTCGTCCGCGGCACCGGTGATGACGGGATGGCCATCAACTCGGTTGCCTACAACACCGATTCCAGCGGCAACAAGACCTACTACACCGCCATGTCGCACATCACGATGACGCACAACACCGTCATCGCGCCCTGGGGAGGCAAGGGCATCGGCATCTACGGCGGCAGCAACCAGGACGTCGAGAACAACTACATCGCCGACACGGCCCGTTACATCGGACTCGGCGCCGGGCGCTTCGGCGTCAACAGCAGCGACCTGCTCACCGCGACGGTCAACGGCAACACCATCGTCCGGTCGGGCGGCAACGGCTACAGCCAGGGCCAGCCGGCCCTGCAGGTGGGCAACGGCGGCGACGGCCAGAACGTCGGGGTCGTCGACCATGTGACCGTCACCAACAACACCGTGGTCAACGCCCTGTACGACGGGATTGGCTTCTCCACGTCCACCAACACGCTGCTGCAGAACAACACGGTCACCGCGCCCTGGCGCAACGGCATCGTCATCGCGCCGCCGTTCTACCCCGCGCCCACCGGCTCGGCCACCATCACCGGCAACACCGTCACCGGTCTCGGGTCGGGCCTGGTGCCGTTCGCCAACAACTCCTCCGGCTTCACCGCGACTGCGAGCGGCAACAGTTGGCAGGGCAGCGGCACCGTGGAGGGACCGTACGGCGGTACGGCCGCCGCCGTCCCGGGCCTGGTCCAGGCCGAGAACTACGACACCGGCGGCCAGGGCGTCGGCTACAACGTCAGCTCCGTCAACGGCAGCGGCAACGGCTACCGCGCGGACGGCGTCGACCTGGAGACCACCTCGGACACCGGCGGCGGTTACGACGTCGGCTGGACCTCGGGCGGCCAGTGGTTCCGCTACACCCTCAATGTCGCCGCGGCCGGGACCTACACGGTCAGTCTGAGAGTCGCCGCGCCCAGTGCGGTCAGCGGCGCCCTGCACCTGTCCGACGCCTCGGGAACCAACCTCAGCGGCGCGGTCAGCCTCCCGGCCACCGGCGGATGGCAGACCTGGTCCACCGTCACCGCCCAGGTGACGCTGCCGGCCGGACAGCAGGTGCTGACCGTCAACCAGGACAACGGCGGCTGGAACCTCAACAGCCTGCAGTTCGCCGCGACCAGCACCGTCAGCACCAACCTCGCCGCCGGCAGGCCGACCAGCGAGTCGTCGCACACGGACGTCTACCAGTCGTCCAACGTCACCGACGGCAACCAGAGTTCGTACTGGGAGAGCGCCAACAACGCGTTCCCGCAGTGGGTGCAGGTCGACCTGGGATCCTCCCAGTCGGTGGGCCGGGTGGTGCTCCAACTGCCCGCCGGCTGGGGCGCGCGCGACGAGACGCTGTCCCTGCTCGGCTCGACCGACGGGACGAGCTTCGCGACCGTGAAGTCGTCCGCGACCTACACGTTCACCCTGTCGAGCAGCAACACCGTCACCCTCACCTTCCCGGCCACCTCGCAGCGGTACCTGCGGGTCAGCATCACCGCCAACACCGGCTGGCCGGCCGGACAGATCTCGGAGTTCCAGGCCTGGACCCAGTAA
- a CDS encoding CopD family protein — protein sequence MPFSSAAPHSVSLSAAAPSTPLGPFVDSAIAWTGWVTLMGFVGLAALALLAVGPPARRVGADTLAAVTARLSRAAVVLGVLAVPAVLTDLARGASQSGGYDYGAAWSSLYDGSNDGRLSGLEVTLILVGAAAIAPLTLRRVAAGPLRTWLLAAGLGAGTIALGTTRFPNQTPKDWGRTSFETLMWMLHLIGGGVWIGGLIGLALLALPGTVAPADRGAFWAPAIRRFSATAMSCVAAITLSGLFLYWEHVDGPTQLVTTMYGRVLGVKILFFGALLLLGVFNQFWLHPRVDALRAAGDQRPLRTILVRQFPAVIGAEVLLALAVLFVAPFLHGSARNQAFQADAAKHSTVALTTLPKLAPKVADASTWLWGTAETVLVIAVMTAGYRLSARLAQRRIAATPVITPPGPADLVEA from the coding sequence ATGCCCTTTTCCAGTGCCGCACCCCATTCCGTGAGCCTGTCCGCGGCGGCTCCGTCGACCCCGCTGGGCCCGTTCGTCGACAGCGCCATCGCCTGGACGGGCTGGGTGACACTGATGGGATTCGTCGGCCTGGCCGCCCTGGCGCTCCTGGCCGTGGGTCCGCCGGCCCGCCGGGTCGGAGCGGACACGCTGGCCGCGGTCACCGCACGGCTCTCCCGCGCGGCGGTCGTGCTGGGCGTGCTGGCGGTACCCGCCGTGCTCACCGACCTGGCCCGGGGGGCGTCGCAGAGCGGCGGCTACGACTACGGCGCGGCGTGGAGCTCCCTGTACGACGGCAGCAACGACGGCCGCCTCTCCGGACTGGAGGTGACGCTCATCCTGGTCGGCGCCGCAGCGATCGCCCCGCTCACCCTCCGCAGGGTAGCCGCCGGCCCCTTGCGAACGTGGTTGCTGGCGGCCGGACTTGGCGCCGGGACGATCGCGCTCGGCACCACCAGGTTCCCGAACCAGACCCCCAAGGACTGGGGGCGCACCAGCTTCGAGACCCTGATGTGGATGCTGCACCTGATCGGCGGCGGCGTCTGGATCGGCGGCCTGATCGGCCTCGCGCTGCTCGCCCTGCCGGGCACTGTCGCCCCCGCCGACCGGGGCGCGTTCTGGGCACCGGCAATACGCCGGTTCTCCGCGACCGCCATGAGCTGCGTCGCCGCCATCACCCTCTCCGGCCTGTTCCTGTACTGGGAGCATGTCGACGGCCCCACCCAACTGGTCACCACCATGTACGGACGCGTGCTCGGCGTGAAGATCCTTTTCTTCGGCGCCCTGCTGCTGCTCGGCGTCTTCAACCAGTTCTGGCTGCACCCGCGGGTCGACGCACTGCGGGCCGCCGGCGATCAGCGTCCGCTGCGCACCATCCTGGTACGGCAGTTCCCCGCCGTGATCGGCGCGGAAGTCCTGCTCGCGCTGGCGGTGCTGTTCGTCGCACCGTTCCTGCACGGCTCGGCCCGCAACCAGGCCTTCCAGGCCGACGCGGCCAAGCACTCCACCGTCGCGCTCACCACCCTGCCCAAGCTCGCACCCAAGGTGGCCGACGCCTCCACCTGGCTGTGGGGCACTGCCGAAACCGTCCTCGTCATCGCCGTGATGACCGCCGGCTACCGGCTCTCCGCCCGCCTCGCCCAACGCCGCATCGCCGCAACCCCGGTCATCACTCCCCCCGGCCCCGCCGACCTCGTCGAGGCATGA